The window CTCTCCCGGAAGAAACTGCCCCATACCTGCTGTTGAAAATAAACAATGACTATAGTTCCCGATTGCCCCTGCGCCAGCATTGCCAATTGCCTCTTTCACTTTCCCGCTGTCTTCAATAGGGACAAATACAACCAATTTTTTTAATTTTGCTTCATAGGTCGGAGCAAGCACCTCTGTATGGGTCAGCTGCAGTGCTTCTGCTAATAAGTCATTCACCCCGCCATTTGCCACATCAAGATTGGTATGCGCCGCATAAACAGCAATTTCATGCTTTAACAGCTTTTCAATCATTCTTCCCGGTAGCTTATCCGTTGTTATATTTTGTAAGGGTCTGTAAATGAGCGGATGGTGGGCAATAATCAAGTCTACTTTTTTTTCAATTGCTTCATCCACTACATCTTCTAGAACATCCAGTGCAATCATAACCCGTTCAACAGGCTTATTTAAGCGGCCAATTTGTAAGCCTATTTTATCACCCTCCATAGCTAATTGCTTTGGAGCAAATGCCTCAAATAATTGAATGATTTCATGTCCATTAACCTTCTTCATTTTCTAGTACCTCCTCTGCCAACGATATTTTTCTTATCAGTTCTTCTTTTTTCAGTCTGTTTTCCGGGGTATCTGATGCATGCTCAAGCTTAGCTAGGATAGACTTCCAGTTTTTACTCTCGGCCTTCCATTTCTTTTTAAAAATCTCGTTACACTCATCCAGTAAAAATGGACCAAATAATAAACCCTTTTCGAGATTTTTCTGATAGGCAGATTGTTCATCTCCCTGTTCGGCAACAAGTACCTCATAAATTTTTCCGTCTTCCTCAATAATTTCCTCGGAGATTAGTACCCAGCCGTTTTCCATTAACCAGACTCGAATCGAAATGGCACTTATATTCGGCTGTAAGATTAGCCTTTTCACATCAACTAGCTTATCCTTGCCTTTTTCAAGGATACTGGCAATCAATGCTCCTCCCATACCAGCAATCGTGATACAATCGACCTCACCCACTTCTATCACATCTAATCCGTCTCCTTTTCGGACGGAAATCTGATCAATTAGCCCTTCTTCTTCAACCTGTCTTTTAGCAGACTGAAAGGGACCTTCCACAACCTCCCCGGCCACAGCCCATGCCACAATCCCTTTTTGGACGACATGGCATGGTAAATAAGCATGGTCCGAACCAATATCTGCTAATCTATATCCGTGCGGTATGTATTTTGTCACAGTCTCTAAACGGTATGATAATTTCTCACTATTCATTCCTTCACCACTAACTCTATTTATTCGTTTTATCGACAGCCTAATAGGTCTTTCCTGT of the Bacillus tuaregi genome contains:
- a CDS encoding tRNA (adenine(22)-N(1))-methyltransferase, translated to MNSEKLSYRLETVTKYIPHGYRLADIGSDHAYLPCHVVQKGIVAWAVAGEVVEGPFQSAKRQVEEEGLIDQISVRKGDGLDVIEVGEVDCITIAGMGGALIASILEKGKDKLVDVKRLILQPNISAISIRVWLMENGWVLISEEIIEEDGKIYEVLVAEQGDEQSAYQKNLEKGLLFGPFLLDECNEIFKKKWKAESKNWKSILAKLEHASDTPENRLKKEELIRKISLAEEVLENEEG